Proteins from a genomic interval of Amphiura filiformis chromosome 9, Afil_fr2py, whole genome shotgun sequence:
- the LOC140161325 gene encoding neuropeptides capa receptor-like, with protein MVMPCILVLGLCSNVAFIFVIYRIQWMRTIPNTYLLNLAIADTLFLIVAVGEKLFRFGSSPYHDDWAPVGTTGCILVPAIMSCCYYTSITLVSLVSLERFDAICRPLKHRQFSSKNRVLKLVAGAWTFSMLMASAQIPDYSHLVLYCALPPNNTGDLTVMKNHHPQVIGMCKPVAAWLDPFVNCVQTVPFIIAMFGNAFLYGRIVLAVKKSTAEAQMNGLSGQNLRNRNRVTRMLVINGVLFFLCLSPFELTSFLFVVWELSAGSLDMLITPSMMVWIQIARILMYFNSAINPVVYNITNPRYRTASRQAFCLKSVGSSHHTEYTQPTATHVAKTAVTAS; from the coding sequence ATGGTCATGCCTTGTATTCTTGTGTTAGGATTATGCTCGAACGTCGCTTTTATCTTCGTAATTTATCGCATACAATGGATGCGAACCATTCCTAATACCTATTTATTAAACTTAGCAATTGCTGATACTTTATTCTTGATAGTTGCTGTCGGGGAAAAGTTATTTCGTTTTGGGAGTTCACCGTATCATGACGATTGGGCGCCTGTGGGAACTACAGGATGTATCTTAGTCCCTGCAATTATGAGTTGCTGTTATTATACGTCTATAACGCTTGTGTCTTTAGTTAGCTTGGAGCGTTTTGATGCCATCTGTAGACCTTTAAAACACAGACAATTCAGCAGTAAGAATCGAGTACTAAAGCTCGTAGCAGGTGCCTGGACCTTTTCCATGTTGATGGCTAGTGCTCAAATACCTGATTATTCTCATTTAGTACTTTACTGTGCATTACCACCTAATAACACAGGGGATCTGACAGTAATGAAAAATCACCATCCGCAAGTCATAGGTATGTGCAaaccagtcgctgcctggcttGATCCATTTGTCAATTGCGTCCAGACAGTCCCATTTATAATTGCCATGTTTGGCAACGCTTTTTTATACGGGAGAATTGTACTTGCAGTGAAAAAAAGTACCGCAGAAGCTCAGATGAATGGTTTATCTGGCCAGAACCTTCGCAATCGAAATCGGGTGACAAGAATGCTTGTAATCAACGGGGTGCTATTTTTCTTATGTCTATCGCCTTTTGAATTGACTTCCTTCTTATTTGTAGTATGGGAACTGAGCGCTGGCTCGTTAGACATGCTTATTACCCCTTCAATGATGGTGTGGATTCAGATCGCAAGGATTCTTATGTATTTCAATAGTGCCATTAACCCGGTCGTATATAATATAACCAACCCAAGATATAGGACAGCATCAAGACAAGCTTTCTGTCTAAAATCAGTTGGGTCGTCACATCACACAGAGTATACCCAACCTACAGCCACACATGTTGCCAAAACTGCTGTCACTGCATCATAA